In Carassius auratus strain Wakin unplaced genomic scaffold, ASM336829v1 scaf_tig00215768, whole genome shotgun sequence, the following are encoded in one genomic region:
- the LOC113095706 gene encoding ubl carboxyl-terminal hydrolase 18-like isoform X1, with the protein MGKYWSKMAYYLLYTRPVPMDYDVRGLLNYKLSCCVNALLQSFSATTELLDILNKWHPSDRTDKSNVPLQLKNILEAMRGKSYPAPYKDFLNCLYRQAIQRWTEQDADEIFHIILSLSQKQIADAVLAQEISSLFEIKVETQVGCLNCKFIQRMPNSLFSLPLAICERENSLENCINSFFQLQKLVDSEKVYCDKCEKRQPSTYESKLVSLPPILCVHLKRFRNDDGLPRKLYNKVAFPETFSTGIFSAGKSEADCLSSDEHYSLYAVVVHKGTTVSGHYTAFIRPNQEKMWYYADDSCVRPSTWADVQGTYGGYRQRYGETAYLLLYRKKS; encoded by the exons ATGGGAAAGTATTGGAGTAAAATGGCTTATTATCTACTATACACACGCCCTGTACCAATGGATTATG ACGTGAGGGGACTTTTAAACTACAAGCTGTCCTGCTGTGTAAATGCTTTGCTTCAGTCCTTTTCTGCCACCACTGAACTACTGGACATACTGAACAA ATGGCATCCATCAGATAGGACTGATAAGAGTAATGTCCCACTGCAGTTGAAGAATATCCTGGAAGCCATGAGGGGCAAATCATATCCTGCTCCATACAAAGACTTCCTCAACTGCCTCTACCGCCAAGCCATCCAAC GATGGACTGAGCAGGATGCAGATGAAATATTCCACATCATCCTCAGTCTCAGTCAGAAGCAGATAGCTGATGCTGTTCTG GCTCAGGAAATCAGCAGTCTCTTTGAAATAAAGGTTGAGACCCAGGTGGGGTGTTTAAATTGCAAATTCATCCAACGAATGCCCAACTCTCTTTTTAGCCTTCCTTTGGCGATCTGTGAAAGGGAAAACTCCTTG GAAAACTGCATCAACTCTTTTTTCCAGCTACAAAAGCTGGTGGACAGTGAGAAGGTTTACTGTGACAAGTGTGAAAAAAGGCAGCCATCCACTTAT GAGTCGAAACTCGTCTCATTGCCTCCGATTCTGTGTGTCCACTTGAAAAGATTCAGAAACGATGATGGCCTCCCAAGGAAACTCTACAACAAAGTCGCCTTCCCTGAAACGTTTAGCACTGGCATTTTTTCTGCAGGAAAATCAGAA GCTGATTGTCTCAGTTCTGATGAGCATTACAGTCTCTATGCAGTAGTTGTGCATAAGGGAACTACTGTGTCTGGTCACTACACTGCTTTCATCAGACCAAATCAGGAAAAGATGTGGTATTATGCTGATGACAGCTGCGTGCGACCA TCCACATGGGCAGATGTGCAGGGCACATATGGAGGGTACCGTCAGCGCTATGG AGAGACAGCCTACCTGCTTCTGTATAGGAAGAAGAGCTGA
- the LOC113095703 gene encoding cystine/glutamate transporter-like yields the protein MRVSKRESATDEGTDKTVKDDAVHLRRRIGLLPSISFIIGTVVGSGIFIAPKGVLMNSGSVGLSLLVWTLCGILSTFGALCYAELGTSFRKSGGHYTYLLETLGPLPAFLRLWTEFIFIRPAVATYVSLAFGQYVVEPLFMPCAAPTALVKIVSMLGVTFVVAMNCWSVSMAARTQVLLTFIKMFALILIIIPGIMALVNGKTENFQNAFDSDSLTLTKLPLAFYSGLYAYGGWFYLNFITEEVINPNRTIPLAIIFSMVTVTVCYVLVNVAYYTMMTANELLMSDAVAVTFASRALQGIAPAIPVLVALSCLGALNGGFFGSPRMLFVGAREGHFPAIFSMIHIRRQTPLPAVLFLYPLVIIMMARGEIFQLINFASFSRWLFIALATLGMIIHRYRFPDHPRPFKVPLAIAVVFTIVCFFIVGLSLYSDPWNTGGSCALTLSGVPVYYLTVKKSYIPERWKKAFNYISLHLQIFLEVAQQEVQTY from the exons ATGAGGGTTTCTAAAAGAGAGTCGGCCACTGATGAAGGTACTGACAAAACAGTGAAAGACGATGCAGTTCATCTCAGGAGGAGGATAGGCCTGTTGCCATCAATTTCTTTCATCATTGGCACGGTGGTGGGCAGCGGCATCTTTATCGCTCCCAAAGGCGTGTTGATGAATTCGGGCAGTGTGGGATTGTCCCTGCTGGTCTGGACTCTGTGTGGCATCCTCTCCACTTTTG GTGCTTTATGCTATGCTGAGTTGGGAACAAGCTTTAGAAAATCAGGCGGTCATTACACCTACCTGTTGGAGACCCTGGGACCCCTGCCTGCCTTCCTGCGACTGTGGACTGAGTTCATAttcatcag ACCTGCAGTGGCCACGTACGTGTCTCTGGCTTTTGGTCAGTATGTAGTGGAGCCGTTATTCATGCCGTGTGCTGCTCCAACAGCTCTGGTCAAAATCGTCAGCATGCTGGGAGTCA CGTTTGTGGTGGCAATGAACTGTTGGAGTGTGTCAATGGCAGCACGTACGCAGGTCTTGCTGACCTTCATCAAGATGTTTGCTCTGATTCTGATCATCATCCCAGGCATCATGGCTCTGGTCAATG GGAAAACTGAAAATTTCCAGAATGCCTTTGACTCAGATTCTTTAACTCTGACCAAACTTCCTTTGGCCTTTTACTCAGGTCTTTACGCATATGGCGGATG gttttatttaaatttcataacGGAAGAGGTAATTAACCCAAACAG AACCATCCCATTGGCTATCATTTTCTCCATGGTGACTGTTACCGTGTGTTACGTGCTGGTCAATGTGGCTTACTACACCATGATGACTGCAAATGAGTTACTGATGTCAGATGCCGTGGCAGTG ACATTTGCAAGTCGGGCTCTGCAGGGTATAGCTCCAGCAATACCAGTATTAGTTGCTCTTTCTTGCCTTGGAGCTCTTAATGGAGGATTTTTTGGTTCACCCAG GATGTTGTTCGTAGGAGCAAGAGAGGGTCACTTCCCGGCTATCTTCTCCATGATCCATATCCGCAGACAAACGCCACTGCCAGCTGTGCTATTTCTG TATCCTCTGGTGATCATCATGATGGCAAGAGGAGAGATCTTTCAACTGATCAACTTTGCATCCTTCTCTCGTTGGCTCTTCATCGCTTTGGCCACCTTGGGAATGATCATCCACCGCTACAGATTTCCAGATCATCCCAGACCATTCAAG GTCCCTCTAGCAATTGCGGTGGTCTTTACCATAGTGTGTTTCTTCATCGTGGGCCTGTCATTGTATTCGGACCCCTGGAATACAGGCGGCAGCTGTGCCCTCACATTATCAGGAGTACCTGTGTATTACCTGACAGTCAAGAAGTCATACATACCTGAACGCTGGAAAAAAGCCTTCA ATTATATAAGCCTACACCTGCAGATATTCCTGGAAGTGGCTCAGCAGGAAGTTCAGACCTACTGA
- the LOC113095712 gene encoding RAD9, HUS1, RAD1-interacting nuclear orphan protein 1-like, whose protein sequence is MPRNSHKKRLLNPHKSQLLFVEAPINGPKHEYGPQLRSAIQPKTFISGKPQQSGAPCTSWVSPEFNSLETTTVSGCGRGRRNNQRHTRISNKAPDLGFPQPRRAKGCKYIPLSFEATTAGSQHQRENFSSTRTKNDRQVSSDGHSKECRETPRRTHFPRKGVKMRMATRVLSTSRRSEVLKNLQIRKNGNRTSMDSVHTPNTSLVPDPPNIETPEMPHCSSTSPSSVQHLLFPPNQGKSLPCTEDTSVLVQDTPEEDYGLRVTWRRRKGLMKLLIDRGQLLPADAGVASDWT, encoded by the exons ATGCCCCGCAATTCACATAAGAAGAGGCTGCTGAACCCGCACAAATCTCAGCTGTTGTTTGTGGAGGCTCCCATTAATGGACCAAAGCATGAGTATGGACCACAGCTACGGAGTGCCATTCAACCCAAGACATTTATATCAGGAAAACCACAGCAAAGTGGTGCACCATGTACATCTTGG GTGTCTCCGGAGTTTAATTCACTTGAAACCACAACAGTTAGTGGATGTGGCCGAGGGAGGAGAAATAACCAGAGACATACGAGAATCTCAAATAAGGCGCCAGATTTGGGGTTTCCTCAGCCTAGAAGAGCAAAGGGATGCAAATATATTCCGTTGTCCTTTGAGGCAACCACAGCAGGTTCGCAGCACCAACGTGAAAATTTTAGTAGTACACGGACGAAGAATGACAGGCAGGTTTCCTCAGACGGTCATAGCAAGGAGTGTAGAGAAACTCCGAGAAGAACTCACTTTCCTCGAAAAGGGGTGAAGATGAGGATGGCTACCCGTGTTCTATCCACCTCCAGGCGTTCAGAAGTTTTAAAGAACCTTCAGATCCGTAAAAATGGAAATAGAACGTCTATGGATTCTGTTCACACACCGAACACAAGCTTAGTTCCCGACCCCCCGAATATAGAGACGCCAGAAATGCCACATTGTTCCAGCACATCTCCATCCAGTGTTCAACATCTCCTCTTCCCTCCAAACCAAGGAAAATCTCTTCCATGTACTGAGGACACAAGTGTCCTGGTGCAGGACACACCTGAGGAAGACTATGGACTGAGGGTGACATGGAGACGGAGGAAAGGACTGATGAAATTGTTGATTGATAGAGGTCAGCTTCTTCCAGCAGATGCTGGAGTTGCCAGTGATTGGACTTAA
- the LOC113095706 gene encoding ubl carboxyl-terminal hydrolase 18-like isoform X2, with product MRGKSYPAPYKDFLNCLYRQAIQRWTEQDADEIFHIILSLSQKQIADAVLAQEISSLFEIKVETQVGCLNCKFIQRMPNSLFSLPLAICERENSLENCINSFFQLQKLVDSEKVYCDKCEKRQPSTYESKLVSLPPILCVHLKRFRNDDGLPRKLYNKVAFPETFSTGIFSAGKSEADCLSSDEHYSLYAVVVHKGTTVSGHYTAFIRPNQEKMWYYADDSCVRPSTWADVQGTYGGYRQRYGETAYLLLYRKKS from the exons ATGAGGGGCAAATCATATCCTGCTCCATACAAAGACTTCCTCAACTGCCTCTACCGCCAAGCCATCCAAC GATGGACTGAGCAGGATGCAGATGAAATATTCCACATCATCCTCAGTCTCAGTCAGAAGCAGATAGCTGATGCTGTTCTG GCTCAGGAAATCAGCAGTCTCTTTGAAATAAAGGTTGAGACCCAGGTGGGGTGTTTAAATTGCAAATTCATCCAACGAATGCCCAACTCTCTTTTTAGCCTTCCTTTGGCGATCTGTGAAAGGGAAAACTCCTTG GAAAACTGCATCAACTCTTTTTTCCAGCTACAAAAGCTGGTGGACAGTGAGAAGGTTTACTGTGACAAGTGTGAAAAAAGGCAGCCATCCACTTAT GAGTCGAAACTCGTCTCATTGCCTCCGATTCTGTGTGTCCACTTGAAAAGATTCAGAAACGATGATGGCCTCCCAAGGAAACTCTACAACAAAGTCGCCTTCCCTGAAACGTTTAGCACTGGCATTTTTTCTGCAGGAAAATCAGAA GCTGATTGTCTCAGTTCTGATGAGCATTACAGTCTCTATGCAGTAGTTGTGCATAAGGGAACTACTGTGTCTGGTCACTACACTGCTTTCATCAGACCAAATCAGGAAAAGATGTGGTATTATGCTGATGACAGCTGCGTGCGACCA TCCACATGGGCAGATGTGCAGGGCACATATGGAGGGTACCGTCAGCGCTATGG AGAGACAGCCTACCTGCTTCTGTATAGGAAGAAGAGCTGA
- the LOC113095702 gene encoding forkhead box protein M1-like isoform X1 — protein sequence MRESPRRPIILKRRKLPFQKSESDVGCDEADGPRSKTTPTLSTARCFPDGIRMMDHPTMPDTQVVVIPKAADLQSVISALTAKGKESGPQGRNKFILLSGSTSLKEEKALGCLSTEPRDELEKVKRETECFPLDDSLTNIQWLGKMSSDGLGSESNQKCTNEDNPNDCPQQSKAPEKEKDPLSERPPYSYMAMIQFAINSKKNRRMTLKEIYNWIEDHFPYFRNVAKPGWKNSIRHNLSLHDMFVRETSPDGKISYWTIRPEANRCLTLDQVYKPLVDPVTPPCPQITQVGFKQQQKRGPPELKKAIPATGGTERKMKPLLPRTDSYLVPIQLPLGQSLFLPSSSPASLAVPPHAHSSSTPSSSGASKRVRIAPKIDVSSVMLCASTSQDIKEEPVSVSMTPEVSAAPPPKTRHRENRSSRRKQRLVLPATEEPVLLYPDSTLFDSGVVSDVSTFQDTHDPEPQSTCKPDPDSPNREYAFKTPIKSSHPSSSTPSKLPTVLEPWRITPVGKGGVLDFSPIRTPSGPQLTPQRNEHTPFSFNSTPFKELALFSSPRELLTCSRPSPRRSTPTCSRELLQMGAANRSLTEGLVLDTMNDSLSKILVDISFPNLEDDDLCMANISWSQFIPELK from the exons ATGAGAGAGAGCCCGAGGAGACCCATCATCCTGAAGAGGAGGAAGCTGCCCTTTCAGAAGAGTGAATCTGATGTAGGGTGTGATGAGGCTGATGGGCCACGCTCCAAGACCACCCCAACCCTGTCCACTGCCCGCTGCTTCCCTGATGGCATCCGGATGATGGACCACCCCACCATGCCAGACACTCAGGTGGTGGTGATCCCGAAAGCAGCAGATCTGCAGAGCGTCATCAGTGCCCTGACGGCCAAAGGAAAGGAGTCTGGACCTCAGGGCCGAAACAAGTTCATCCTGCTCAGTGGCAGCACCAGTTTGAAGGAGGAGAAAGCCCTCGGGTGTTTATCTACAGAACCTAGGGATGAGCTTGAGAAAG TGAAAAGGGAGACGGAGTGCTTCCCGCTGGATGACAGTCTGACAAACATCCAGTGGCTGGGAAAAATGAGCTCTGATGGGCTTGGATCAGAATCAAACCAAAAATGCACCAACGAAGACAATCCAAATGACTGTCCTCAG CAGTCCAAAGCTCCAGAAAAGGAGAAGGACCCTCTGTCTGAGAGACCACCATATTCCTACATGGCTATGATCCAGTTTGCAATCAACAGCAAGAAGAACCGACGCATGACCCTGAAAGAAATTTACAATTGGATCGAAGACCACTTTCCGTACTTCAGAAATGTTGCCAAACCTGGATGGAAG aatTCTATACGTCATAATCTCTCGCTGCATGACATGTTCGTCCGGGAGACGTCTCCCGATGGCAAGATCTCCTACTGGACGATCAGACCGGAAGCAAACCGCTGTCTCACTTTGGACCAGGTCTACAAG CCTTTGGTTGACCCAGTGACCCCCCCTTGCCCTCAGATCACACAAGTTGGTTTCAAACAA CAACAGAAGAGAGGTCCTCCGGAGCTGAAGAAAGCCATACCCGCCACAGGTGGCACAG AGAGGAAGATGAAGCCGCTTCTGCCTCGGACAGACTCATACCTGGTTCCCATCCAGCTTCCTCTGGGTCAGTCACTCTTCCTGCCCTCCTCCAGTCCCGCGTCTCTCGCCGTTCCTCCACACGCTCACAGTTCCTCCACTCCCAGCTCCAGCGGTGCGAGCAAGCGGGTCCGGATTGCCCCTAAG ATTGACGTGAGCTCGGTCATGCTGTGTGCATCCACCTCTCAGGATATAAAGGAGGAGCCTGTGAGTGTGTCTATGACTCCTGAGGTGTCTGCAGCTCCGCCCCCCAAAACCAGACACAGAGAAAACCGCAGCTCCCGCCGCAAACAGCGTCTAGTCCTGCCAGCCACCGAGGAACCCGTCCTGCTCTACCCCGACAGCACTCTCTTTGACTCGGGCGTGGTCTCCGACGTCTCCACCTTCCAAGACACTCACGATCCGGAGCCCCAATCCACCTGTAAACCTGACCCCGACAGCCCAAACAGAGAATATGCTTTTAAAACGCCCATCAAGAGCAGCCACCCTTCCTCATCCACTCCCAGTAAGCTTCCCACAGTTCTGGAGCCCTGGAGGATCACTCCTGTCGGAAAGGGAGGCGTGCTGGACTTCAGCCCCATCCGTACGCCCAGCGGGCCACAGCTTACCCCGCAACGGAACGAACACACACCTTTCAGCTTCAACAGCACGCCTTTCAAAGAGCTGGCGCTCTTCAGCTCCCCTCGAGAGCTGCTCACCTGCTCCAGACCTTCTCCGAGACGCTCCACTCCGACCTGCTCCAGAGAGCTGTTGCAAATGGGTGCCGCCAACCGCTCTCTCACTGAAGGCCTCGTCCTGGATACCATGAACGACAGCCTGAGTAAAATCCTAGTGGATATCAGCTTCCCCAACCTGGAGGATGATGATCTCTGCATGGCAAACATCAGCTGGTCCCAATTTATCCCGGAGCTCAAGTGA
- the LOC113095707 gene encoding LOW QUALITY PROTEIN: LYR motif-containing protein 5A-like (The sequence of the model RefSeq protein was modified relative to this genomic sequence to represent the inferred CDS: deleted 1 base in 1 codon) has protein sequence MSNPLRGEVIRLYKNLLYLGREYPKGTTYFRERLKTAFMKNKDITDPEKIKKLVDRGDYVIKELEALYFLRKYRAMKKRYYEPEH, from the exons ATGAGTAATCCACTGAGAGGAGAAGTTATAAGATTGTACAAAAAT CTTCTTTATCTTGGACGGGAA TATCCCAAAGGCACTACATACTTCAGGGAGCGTCTGAAAACAGCATTCATGAAGAACAAAGATATCACCGATCCTGAGAAAATCAAAAAGCTGGTTGACCGTGGAGACTATGTGATCAAAGAACTCGAGGCGCTCTACTTCCTCAGGAAATACAGAGCGATGAAGAAACGCTACTATGAACCAGAGCATTAA
- the LOC113095702 gene encoding forkhead box protein M1-like isoform X2 has product MRESPRRPIILKRRKLPFQKSESDVGCDEADGPRSKTTPTLSTARCFPDGIRMMDHPTMPDTQVVVIPKAADLQSVISALTAKGKESGPQGRNKFILLSGSTSLKEEKALGCLSTEPRDELEKVKRETECFPLDDSLTNIQWLGKMSSDGLGSESNQKCTNEDNPNDCPQSKAPEKEKDPLSERPPYSYMAMIQFAINSKKNRRMTLKEIYNWIEDHFPYFRNVAKPGWKNSIRHNLSLHDMFVRETSPDGKISYWTIRPEANRCLTLDQVYKPLVDPVTPPCPQITQVGFKQQQKRGPPELKKAIPATGGTERKMKPLLPRTDSYLVPIQLPLGQSLFLPSSSPASLAVPPHAHSSSTPSSSGASKRVRIAPKIDVSSVMLCASTSQDIKEEPVSVSMTPEVSAAPPPKTRHRENRSSRRKQRLVLPATEEPVLLYPDSTLFDSGVVSDVSTFQDTHDPEPQSTCKPDPDSPNREYAFKTPIKSSHPSSSTPSKLPTVLEPWRITPVGKGGVLDFSPIRTPSGPQLTPQRNEHTPFSFNSTPFKELALFSSPRELLTCSRPSPRRSTPTCSRELLQMGAANRSLTEGLVLDTMNDSLSKILVDISFPNLEDDDLCMANISWSQFIPELK; this is encoded by the exons ATGAGAGAGAGCCCGAGGAGACCCATCATCCTGAAGAGGAGGAAGCTGCCCTTTCAGAAGAGTGAATCTGATGTAGGGTGTGATGAGGCTGATGGGCCACGCTCCAAGACCACCCCAACCCTGTCCACTGCCCGCTGCTTCCCTGATGGCATCCGGATGATGGACCACCCCACCATGCCAGACACTCAGGTGGTGGTGATCCCGAAAGCAGCAGATCTGCAGAGCGTCATCAGTGCCCTGACGGCCAAAGGAAAGGAGTCTGGACCTCAGGGCCGAAACAAGTTCATCCTGCTCAGTGGCAGCACCAGTTTGAAGGAGGAGAAAGCCCTCGGGTGTTTATCTACAGAACCTAGGGATGAGCTTGAGAAAG TGAAAAGGGAGACGGAGTGCTTCCCGCTGGATGACAGTCTGACAAACATCCAGTGGCTGGGAAAAATGAGCTCTGATGGGCTTGGATCAGAATCAAACCAAAAATGCACCAACGAAGACAATCCAAATGACTGTCCTCAG TCCAAAGCTCCAGAAAAGGAGAAGGACCCTCTGTCTGAGAGACCACCATATTCCTACATGGCTATGATCCAGTTTGCAATCAACAGCAAGAAGAACCGACGCATGACCCTGAAAGAAATTTACAATTGGATCGAAGACCACTTTCCGTACTTCAGAAATGTTGCCAAACCTGGATGGAAG aatTCTATACGTCATAATCTCTCGCTGCATGACATGTTCGTCCGGGAGACGTCTCCCGATGGCAAGATCTCCTACTGGACGATCAGACCGGAAGCAAACCGCTGTCTCACTTTGGACCAGGTCTACAAG CCTTTGGTTGACCCAGTGACCCCCCCTTGCCCTCAGATCACACAAGTTGGTTTCAAACAA CAACAGAAGAGAGGTCCTCCGGAGCTGAAGAAAGCCATACCCGCCACAGGTGGCACAG AGAGGAAGATGAAGCCGCTTCTGCCTCGGACAGACTCATACCTGGTTCCCATCCAGCTTCCTCTGGGTCAGTCACTCTTCCTGCCCTCCTCCAGTCCCGCGTCTCTCGCCGTTCCTCCACACGCTCACAGTTCCTCCACTCCCAGCTCCAGCGGTGCGAGCAAGCGGGTCCGGATTGCCCCTAAG ATTGACGTGAGCTCGGTCATGCTGTGTGCATCCACCTCTCAGGATATAAAGGAGGAGCCTGTGAGTGTGTCTATGACTCCTGAGGTGTCTGCAGCTCCGCCCCCCAAAACCAGACACAGAGAAAACCGCAGCTCCCGCCGCAAACAGCGTCTAGTCCTGCCAGCCACCGAGGAACCCGTCCTGCTCTACCCCGACAGCACTCTCTTTGACTCGGGCGTGGTCTCCGACGTCTCCACCTTCCAAGACACTCACGATCCGGAGCCCCAATCCACCTGTAAACCTGACCCCGACAGCCCAAACAGAGAATATGCTTTTAAAACGCCCATCAAGAGCAGCCACCCTTCCTCATCCACTCCCAGTAAGCTTCCCACAGTTCTGGAGCCCTGGAGGATCACTCCTGTCGGAAAGGGAGGCGTGCTGGACTTCAGCCCCATCCGTACGCCCAGCGGGCCACAGCTTACCCCGCAACGGAACGAACACACACCTTTCAGCTTCAACAGCACGCCTTTCAAAGAGCTGGCGCTCTTCAGCTCCCCTCGAGAGCTGCTCACCTGCTCCAGACCTTCTCCGAGACGCTCCACTCCGACCTGCTCCAGAGAGCTGTTGCAAATGGGTGCCGCCAACCGCTCTCTCACTGAAGGCCTCGTCCTGGATACCATGAACGACAGCCTGAGTAAAATCCTAGTGGATATCAGCTTCCCCAACCTGGAGGATGATGATCTCTGCATGGCAAACATCAGCTGGTCCCAATTTATCCCGGAGCTCAAGTGA
- the LOC113095702 gene encoding forkhead box protein M1-like isoform X3, whose amino-acid sequence MRESPRRPIILKRRKLPFQKSESDVGCDEADGPRSKTTPTLSTARCFPDGIRMMDHPTMPDTQVVVIPKAADLQSVISALTAKGKESGPQGRNKFILLSGSTSLKEEKALGCLSTEPRDELEKVKRETECFPLDDSLTNIQWLGKMSSDGLGSESNQKCTNEDNPNDCPQQSKAPEKEKDPLSERPPYSYMAMIQFAINSKKNRRMTLKEIYNWIEDHFPYFRNVAKPGWKNSIRHNLSLHDMFVRETSPDGKISYWTIRPEANRCLTLDQVYKQQKRGPPELKKAIPATGGTERKMKPLLPRTDSYLVPIQLPLGQSLFLPSSSPASLAVPPHAHSSSTPSSSGASKRVRIAPKIDVSSVMLCASTSQDIKEEPVSVSMTPEVSAAPPPKTRHRENRSSRRKQRLVLPATEEPVLLYPDSTLFDSGVVSDVSTFQDTHDPEPQSTCKPDPDSPNREYAFKTPIKSSHPSSSTPSKLPTVLEPWRITPVGKGGVLDFSPIRTPSGPQLTPQRNEHTPFSFNSTPFKELALFSSPRELLTCSRPSPRRSTPTCSRELLQMGAANRSLTEGLVLDTMNDSLSKILVDISFPNLEDDDLCMANISWSQFIPELK is encoded by the exons ATGAGAGAGAGCCCGAGGAGACCCATCATCCTGAAGAGGAGGAAGCTGCCCTTTCAGAAGAGTGAATCTGATGTAGGGTGTGATGAGGCTGATGGGCCACGCTCCAAGACCACCCCAACCCTGTCCACTGCCCGCTGCTTCCCTGATGGCATCCGGATGATGGACCACCCCACCATGCCAGACACTCAGGTGGTGGTGATCCCGAAAGCAGCAGATCTGCAGAGCGTCATCAGTGCCCTGACGGCCAAAGGAAAGGAGTCTGGACCTCAGGGCCGAAACAAGTTCATCCTGCTCAGTGGCAGCACCAGTTTGAAGGAGGAGAAAGCCCTCGGGTGTTTATCTACAGAACCTAGGGATGAGCTTGAGAAAG TGAAAAGGGAGACGGAGTGCTTCCCGCTGGATGACAGTCTGACAAACATCCAGTGGCTGGGAAAAATGAGCTCTGATGGGCTTGGATCAGAATCAAACCAAAAATGCACCAACGAAGACAATCCAAATGACTGTCCTCAG CAGTCCAAAGCTCCAGAAAAGGAGAAGGACCCTCTGTCTGAGAGACCACCATATTCCTACATGGCTATGATCCAGTTTGCAATCAACAGCAAGAAGAACCGACGCATGACCCTGAAAGAAATTTACAATTGGATCGAAGACCACTTTCCGTACTTCAGAAATGTTGCCAAACCTGGATGGAAG aatTCTATACGTCATAATCTCTCGCTGCATGACATGTTCGTCCGGGAGACGTCTCCCGATGGCAAGATCTCCTACTGGACGATCAGACCGGAAGCAAACCGCTGTCTCACTTTGGACCAGGTCTACAAG CAACAGAAGAGAGGTCCTCCGGAGCTGAAGAAAGCCATACCCGCCACAGGTGGCACAG AGAGGAAGATGAAGCCGCTTCTGCCTCGGACAGACTCATACCTGGTTCCCATCCAGCTTCCTCTGGGTCAGTCACTCTTCCTGCCCTCCTCCAGTCCCGCGTCTCTCGCCGTTCCTCCACACGCTCACAGTTCCTCCACTCCCAGCTCCAGCGGTGCGAGCAAGCGGGTCCGGATTGCCCCTAAG ATTGACGTGAGCTCGGTCATGCTGTGTGCATCCACCTCTCAGGATATAAAGGAGGAGCCTGTGAGTGTGTCTATGACTCCTGAGGTGTCTGCAGCTCCGCCCCCCAAAACCAGACACAGAGAAAACCGCAGCTCCCGCCGCAAACAGCGTCTAGTCCTGCCAGCCACCGAGGAACCCGTCCTGCTCTACCCCGACAGCACTCTCTTTGACTCGGGCGTGGTCTCCGACGTCTCCACCTTCCAAGACACTCACGATCCGGAGCCCCAATCCACCTGTAAACCTGACCCCGACAGCCCAAACAGAGAATATGCTTTTAAAACGCCCATCAAGAGCAGCCACCCTTCCTCATCCACTCCCAGTAAGCTTCCCACAGTTCTGGAGCCCTGGAGGATCACTCCTGTCGGAAAGGGAGGCGTGCTGGACTTCAGCCCCATCCGTACGCCCAGCGGGCCACAGCTTACCCCGCAACGGAACGAACACACACCTTTCAGCTTCAACAGCACGCCTTTCAAAGAGCTGGCGCTCTTCAGCTCCCCTCGAGAGCTGCTCACCTGCTCCAGACCTTCTCCGAGACGCTCCACTCCGACCTGCTCCAGAGAGCTGTTGCAAATGGGTGCCGCCAACCGCTCTCTCACTGAAGGCCTCGTCCTGGATACCATGAACGACAGCCTGAGTAAAATCCTAGTGGATATCAGCTTCCCCAACCTGGAGGATGATGATCTCTGCATGGCAAACATCAGCTGGTCCCAATTTATCCCGGAGCTCAAGTGA